A single genomic interval of Bradyrhizobium sp. sBnM-33 harbors:
- a CDS encoding PotD/PotF family extracellular solute-binding protein, translated as MSEADKADCKPSSAKRSTGKKGLSRRSLLKASAAVAGAAIGSDAVRGFPTIWAQEIKDIELRHVGVSYSVVKAIGDQAAKDLGFKVTMQNLDTSAAINRFISQPDSVDIADLEGWQAKLAAKRSVIQGIEVKKIKEFDNILPIFTKGEIDGHKIPRQGISPYEAMYIAKPNATELHDGVTEWATFLPQVYNADSIGYRPDLVGHEVTEWKDLIDPKFKGKAAILDVPAIGIMDAALCFESAGLIKYGNKGNMTKQEIDFTCEKLIELKKAGQFRATWTTFDQSVQLMAAGEVVIQSMWSPAVAAVRVKEIPCVYAPVNVKNGKEGYRGWCNGMGLMKHLSGKKLDAAYEYLNWYLSGWQGGFVGRYGYYSPVPSTAKKFLTAAEWDFWYDGKPAPSVINDPYGVPMEKAGTKRDGGSFLDRVKNISCWNTLMDEAAYMNKRWNDFKVA; from the coding sequence ATGTCTGAAGCTGACAAGGCGGATTGCAAGCCATCTTCGGCGAAGCGCTCGACAGGAAAGAAAGGCTTGTCCAGGCGCTCTCTTCTCAAGGCGAGCGCCGCTGTAGCGGGGGCCGCGATCGGCTCCGATGCCGTCCGCGGCTTTCCAACGATCTGGGCGCAGGAAATCAAGGACATCGAACTGCGCCATGTCGGCGTGTCCTATTCGGTGGTCAAGGCGATCGGCGACCAGGCCGCCAAGGACCTCGGCTTCAAGGTGACGATGCAGAACCTGGATACGTCAGCCGCGATCAACCGCTTCATCAGCCAGCCTGACTCCGTCGACATCGCCGACCTCGAGGGATGGCAAGCCAAGCTGGCGGCGAAGCGTTCGGTGATCCAAGGCATCGAAGTCAAGAAGATCAAGGAATTCGATAATATTCTGCCGATCTTCACCAAGGGAGAGATCGACGGCCACAAGATCCCGCGGCAGGGCATTTCGCCCTATGAGGCGATGTATATCGCCAAGCCGAACGCGACCGAGCTGCATGACGGTGTCACGGAATGGGCGACCTTCCTGCCTCAGGTCTACAATGCCGATTCGATCGGTTACCGTCCGGATCTCGTCGGGCACGAGGTCACCGAGTGGAAGGATTTGATCGACCCGAAATTCAAGGGCAAAGCCGCGATCCTCGACGTTCCCGCCATCGGCATCATGGATGCGGCCCTGTGTTTCGAAAGCGCCGGTCTGATCAAATACGGCAACAAGGGAAACATGACCAAGCAGGAGATCGACTTCACCTGCGAAAAGCTGATCGAGTTGAAGAAGGCCGGACAGTTCCGCGCAACGTGGACCACCTTCGATCAGTCAGTCCAGCTCATGGCAGCGGGCGAGGTGGTGATCCAGTCGATGTGGTCGCCGGCGGTCGCCGCGGTGCGGGTCAAGGAAATTCCATGCGTCTATGCGCCGGTCAACGTCAAGAATGGCAAGGAAGGCTATCGCGGCTGGTGCAACGGCATGGGCTTGATGAAGCATCTGTCAGGCAAGAAGCTCGACGCCGCCTATGAGTATCTCAACTGGTACCTTTCGGGCTGGCAGGGTGGCTTTGTCGGACGCTACGGCTATTACAGCCCGGTCCCGTCGACAGCAAAGAAGTTCCTGACCGCGGCCGAGTGGGACTTCTGGTACGACGGCAAGCCGGCGCCATCCGTCATCAACGATCCCTACGGCGTGCCGATGGAAAAGGCCGGCACCAAGCGGGACGGCGGGTCGTTCCTGGATCGCGTCAAGAACATCTCCTGCTGGAATACCCTGATGGACGAAGCCGCTTACATGAACAAGCGGTGGAATGACTTCAAGGTGGCCTGA